The Fervidobacterium pennivorans DNA segment AACAACAGCCCTGGTGAGAATCAAACGTTTCATAGCTAAAACCAGGGCTGTTGTTTTAATACGTTAAGAAAAAATATAGTTCATGGCTGAAAATATCATCATTCCAGCTACAACATACCTTATAACCTTCTTATTTACCCGTGTGTTCAAATAAGAGCCGATGTATCCTCCAACAAACGAACCGGCACCAAGAATTAACCCTGGCACAAATTCGACCTTGTTCCTAAAAGAAAACAAAGTCAGTGAGAAAACCGTAAAAATGAGTGTCAGGAATATCTTCATTGCATTTGCCTTTCTCACATCGTAACCTTCCAAAAGTGTTAAGGCATAGATTAAGAAAAATCCAACCCCTGCTTGGATATATCCGCCGTAGATTCCTATAAGGAAGAAAACCGCAAAACTGATGGTTCTGTTTGATTTCTTTCTCCTTCCCTCTTCCCACACCTTAGGTGTAAACAATACAAAGTAAGACATAATGATAAATATAATTCCAACACTCAGCTTAACTAACTTCTCAGGAAGGCTCAGGACTATTGATGTACCCAATATAGCACCCATTATCGTTGGAATAGTTATAAAAATAGCATTTTTCAGTTCCAATTCTCTTTTAGCCAGAAAGCGCCATGTTGCTGAGATGTTTTGTAAAAGTATACCTATCCTATTGGTTCCATTAGCTACGGTTGGACTTAGACCATACAAACCGAGTATTGGAAGCGTTAGAAAAGAACCACCACCCGCAAGAACATTGACTACTCCTGAAAAAATCCCTCCCAAAAACAACAACAATTCAACCACTCAGAACACCTCCAAGAATTTCGTGAGCAATTTGATAAGGTTTTCTAAATCATTCAAGTTAATCATTTCAACTTGTGAGTGTAAGTATCTCACGGGAACACTCAGAGCAACCATAGGCACACCTTTCTCAACGAAAACGCTCGCATCGTTGCCGCCACCAGTTACACCAATTTGTATTGGTATTCCTTCCTTATGCGCCAATGAGACAATGAATTTGGTAATCTCATAGCTGGATATGGAGCTATTATCGAAAGCCCTTACCACCGGTCCTTTCCCAAGTTCTATGTGGGCATTTTGCTTGCTACAGCATGCAAAAGAATCTATCGCAATCGCTAAATCAGGAATATATTGATTCGCAAGAGCCTTTGCACCACGAAGCCCAACTTCCTCTTGTACTGTCCAGGCAAAGATAACTTTTGAACGTGGATTCAGATTACGTGAGACTTCAATAAGTGTAAAACAACCAAACCTGTCATCTAAGCTCCTCATTGCCAGATAATCATTGTTCAATAATGCATAAGTTTTCCTAAAGACTACATAATCCATAACATCAATTCCCAACTCTAAGATTTCATCCCTATTTTTAGCACCGACATCTACAACCTTTTCAAAAGAAACTCCGTCTGCTTTAAGATGAGGAGGAACTGCACCAATTACGCCGTCAATTACTCCAGTTTTTGTAAACACTTGAACGA contains these protein-coding regions:
- a CDS encoding M42 family metallopeptidase, with the translated sequence MKRRLFDHSELIELCEVPGISGREERVREKISVMLGVEKSELRTDKIGNLIFEKKGLSNEKEILLMAHMDEIGFYVSSLRADGKLEVRNVGGIIEETLPGSFVQVFTKTGVIDGVIGAVPPHLKADGVSFEKVVDVGAKNRDEILELGIDVMDYVVFRKTYALLNNDYLAMRSLDDRFGCFTLIEVSRNLNPRSKVIFAWTVQEEVGLRGAKALANQYIPDLAIAIDSFACCSKQNAHIELGKGPVVRAFDNSSISSYEITKFIVSLAHKEGIPIQIGVTGGGNDASVFVEKGVPMVALSVPVRYLHSQVEMINLNDLENLIKLLTKFLEVF
- a CDS encoding sulfite exporter TauE/SafE family protein, with the translated sequence MVELLLFLGGIFSGVVNVLAGGGSFLTLPILGLYGLSPTVANGTNRIGILLQNISATWRFLAKRELELKNAIFITIPTIMGAILGTSIVLSLPEKLVKLSVGIIFIIMSYFVLFTPKVWEEGRRKKSNRTISFAVFFLIGIYGGYIQAGVGFFLIYALTLLEGYDVRKANAMKIFLTLIFTVFSLTLFSFRNKVEFVPGLILGAGSFVGGYIGSYLNTRVNKKVIRYVVAGMMIFSAMNYIFS